A DNA window from Flavisolibacter ginsenosidimutans contains the following coding sequences:
- a CDS encoding restriction endonuclease subunit S has product MAKKKTMQPKLRFKDDEGKEFPDWEEKTIEDVAEIVGGGTPDTTKAQYWSGDIQWFTPTELKRKYVERSNRTISLEGLKNSSAKLLPKGTLLLSTRATIGDISIALKECTTNQGFQSLIVNEKNYNEFIYYWILNNKNLFLEKAKGSTFLEIGKGEVKRLPIQIPSFYEQKKIADFLCAIDEKIDILEKELEELKAYKKGVMQAIFASASDATERRLKIKALQDTKKHCFFIRFKDENGVDFPDWIEKRLGELMTFKNGINAEKHQYGKGVKYISVLDIINNNFITYDKIIGSVEVSEKEFQINEVTYGDVLFQRSSETREEAGQATVYLDERPATFGGFVIRGKAIAEYNPVFMNYLLKTSAARKEITDKCGGSTRYNIGQETLKEVKVSLPCMQEQKKIAGFMTAIDEKIDCSSNQILNTKQYKLSLLQQLFN; this is encoded by the coding sequence ATGGCAAAAAAGAAAACGATGCAACCAAAGCTGCGGTTTAAGGATGATGAAGGAAAAGAGTTTCCGGATTGGGAAGAGAAAACGATAGAAGATGTTGCAGAAATTGTTGGCGGTGGAACTCCAGATACCACAAAAGCCCAATACTGGAGTGGAGATATTCAATGGTTCACACCAACAGAGTTGAAGCGCAAATATGTTGAACGAAGTAATAGAACAATTTCGTTGGAAGGGTTAAAGAATTCTTCAGCTAAACTGTTGCCAAAAGGAACACTTTTATTGTCAACACGAGCTACGATTGGAGACATAAGTATTGCGCTGAAGGAATGCACTACCAATCAAGGATTTCAATCGTTGATAGTAAATGAAAAAAATTATAATGAGTTCATTTATTACTGGATACTTAATAACAAAAACCTTTTCTTAGAAAAAGCTAAAGGCTCAACATTCTTGGAAATTGGTAAGGGCGAAGTGAAGCGCCTTCCCATTCAAATACCAAGTTTCTATGAACAAAAGAAAATTGCGGATTTCTTATGTGCCATTGACGAAAAGATAGACATTTTGGAAAAGGAGTTAGAAGAATTGAAGGCCTACAAAAAAGGAGTAATGCAAGCCATCTTTGCCTCTGCTTCCGATGCGACGGAGCGACGGTTAAAGATTAAGGCTTTACAAGATACGAAAAAGCATTGCTTTTTTATTCGTTTCAAAGATGAAAATGGGGTTGATTTTCCTGATTGGATTGAAAAAAGATTGGGCGAGTTGATGACTTTTAAAAACGGCATCAATGCGGAAAAACATCAATACGGCAAAGGCGTTAAGTATATCAGCGTGTTGGACATAATAAACAACAACTTCATCACATATGATAAGATAATCGGCTCGGTGGAAGTTTCAGAAAAAGAGTTTCAAATCAACGAAGTAACCTACGGTGATGTATTGTTTCAACGGAGTTCCGAAACAAGAGAAGAAGCAGGGCAGGCAACTGTTTATTTGGATGAAAGACCGGCAACCTTTGGTGGATTTGTTATCAGGGGTAAAGCCATCGCAGAATACAATCCTGTGTTTATGAATTATCTTTTGAAAACAAGTGCAGCGAGAAAAGAGATTACCGATAAATGCGGCGGAAGTACCCGATATAACATCGGACAGGAAACGCTAAAAGAAGTAAAGGTTTCTTTACCGTGTATGCAAGAACAGAAAAAGATTGCAGGCTTCATGACCGCAATTGATGAGAAAATAGATTGTTCATCCAATCAAATTCTAAACACCAAGCAATACAAACTAAGCCTGTTACAACAACTATTCAATTAA
- a CDS encoding type I restriction endonuclease subunit R: protein MSTQPEQILEDNLVKQLGLLGYGIVTIKDEQGLLKNLQAQLEKHNGIKLSDKEFAQVLNKLNKGNVFERAKILRDKVLYIKDNGDAGYLELLNMEHWCQNQFQVTRQVTMEGSYKNRYDVTLLINGLPLVQIELKRRGLELKEAFNQTSRYQRHSYTSSHGLFQYIQLFVISNGVNTKYYANNRHQSFKQTFYWSDAENKTVRQLEQFANVFLEPCHISKMITKYIVLHESDKVLMVLRPYQYYATEAIIERVKNSTKNGYIWHTTGSGKTLTSFKASQILVGLPQVHKVVFVVDRKDLDYQTTKEYNAFAEGSIDGTDDTKTLVAQLTGSYKTADGKLKSTKLVVTTLQKLNSAISKSQFLARMEKLKDQKLVFIFDECHRSQFGDTHNRIKAFFNNVQLFGFTGTPIFADNAVKNALGKRTTKELFDECLHKYVITDAIRDENVLRFSVEYVGRYKQKEGSATALDIKVEDIDVPELMESPDRLEKITDYIIANHDRKTHRREFTAMFCTSSVDALIKYYDLFKKKKLAGEHNLRIATIFSYGVNEDDKDANGYFPENTMMEGDIPPYGSHSREKLDEYIEDYNRMYGCKYSTKDNESFYNYYKDISKRVKNREVDILLVVNMFLTGFDSKYLNTLFVDKNLKYHGLIQAYSRTNRILNEQKSQGNIVCFRNLKEATDKAITLFSNKEAIEVIIMKPYEDYVSKFNEAVNKLYSITPTINDVDELPSEEEELEFVKAFRELMRLKNILTTFADFSFDNLEMEEQEFEDYKSKYLDIHDKVKSNTAKEKVSILDDVDFELELIHRDEINVAYILRLLAKLKGGTKAQKERYKKEIADLLSGEVQLRSKKELIEKFINENLPFIEDDDEIGDAFEAFLDEEKAKALVQLCEEEKLSPDKLNAIISDYLFTERPPLPDDIVAMLEVKPKILERKTIVERVTGKIVKFVETFINGMGEVSEVKV from the coding sequence ATGAGTACCCAACCCGAACAGATATTAGAAGACAACTTGGTAAAGCAATTGGGCTTATTGGGTTACGGCATCGTTACCATCAAAGACGAGCAAGGGCTTTTAAAAAACCTGCAAGCGCAATTAGAAAAGCACAACGGCATCAAGCTTTCCGACAAAGAATTTGCGCAGGTCCTAAATAAACTGAACAAAGGCAACGTGTTTGAACGGGCCAAAATTCTTCGGGATAAAGTCCTCTACATAAAAGACAACGGCGATGCCGGTTACCTTGAACTGCTGAACATGGAACATTGGTGTCAAAACCAGTTTCAAGTAACAAGGCAGGTAACAATGGAAGGGAGCTACAAGAACCGCTACGATGTTACGCTGCTCATTAATGGCCTTCCACTGGTGCAAATAGAACTCAAGCGCAGAGGGCTGGAACTTAAAGAAGCCTTTAACCAAACATCCCGCTATCAACGCCACTCCTATACGTCGTCTCATGGGCTGTTTCAATACATTCAACTCTTTGTCATCTCCAATGGCGTCAACACAAAGTATTACGCCAACAACCGCCACCAGTCGTTCAAGCAAACCTTTTACTGGAGCGATGCGGAGAACAAAACGGTCCGGCAGTTAGAGCAATTTGCAAACGTTTTCCTGGAGCCTTGCCACATCAGCAAGATGATTACCAAATACATTGTGCTGCACGAAAGCGATAAGGTATTGATGGTGCTGCGTCCCTATCAATACTACGCTACCGAAGCCATTATTGAACGGGTGAAGAACAGCACCAAGAACGGTTACATCTGGCACACCACCGGTTCGGGCAAAACACTCACGTCTTTCAAAGCCAGCCAAATATTGGTAGGCTTGCCGCAAGTACACAAAGTGGTGTTTGTGGTGGACCGCAAAGACCTCGATTATCAAACCACCAAAGAATACAACGCCTTTGCCGAAGGCAGCATAGATGGTACCGACGATACAAAAACCCTGGTGGCTCAACTAACGGGTTCCTATAAAACAGCAGACGGAAAATTAAAGAGCACAAAGCTGGTTGTCACCACCCTGCAGAAATTGAACAGCGCCATTAGCAAGAGCCAGTTCCTGGCCCGCATGGAAAAGCTGAAAGACCAAAAGTTGGTGTTCATTTTTGACGAATGCCACCGCAGCCAGTTTGGCGATACGCATAACCGCATCAAAGCCTTCTTCAACAACGTGCAGCTATTTGGTTTTACCGGCACGCCCATTTTTGCCGACAATGCGGTAAAGAATGCCCTGGGCAAACGAACCACCAAAGAACTCTTTGACGAATGCCTGCACAAATACGTTATCACCGATGCCATAAGGGACGAGAACGTGTTGCGTTTTTCGGTTGAATACGTTGGCCGCTACAAACAAAAAGAAGGCAGCGCAACGGCCCTTGACATAAAGGTGGAAGACATTGACGTTCCCGAACTGATGGAGTCGCCGGACAGGCTGGAAAAGATTACCGATTACATCATTGCCAACCACGATAGAAAAACGCACCGCCGGGAGTTTACCGCCATGTTCTGCACAAGCAGCGTGGATGCGCTCATTAAATACTACGACCTTTTTAAAAAGAAGAAGCTTGCTGGTGAACACAACCTGCGCATTGCCACCATTTTTTCGTACGGCGTGAACGAAGACGACAAAGATGCCAACGGTTATTTTCCGGAGAACACAATGATGGAAGGCGACATACCGCCTTACGGTTCGCACAGTCGTGAAAAGTTGGACGAATACATTGAAGACTACAACCGGATGTACGGCTGCAAGTACAGTACAAAAGACAACGAGAGCTTTTACAATTATTACAAAGACATATCAAAGCGGGTAAAGAACCGGGAAGTGGACATTTTGCTGGTGGTGAACATGTTTTTAACTGGCTTTGACAGCAAGTATCTGAATACATTGTTTGTCGACAAAAACCTGAAGTACCACGGGCTGATACAAGCCTATTCACGCACCAACCGCATTTTGAACGAGCAGAAATCGCAGGGCAACATTGTTTGCTTTCGCAACCTGAAAGAAGCCACCGACAAAGCCATTACACTGTTTTCCAACAAGGAGGCGATTGAGGTTATCATTATGAAGCCGTATGAAGATTACGTAAGTAAGTTCAACGAAGCGGTTAATAAACTTTACTCCATTACGCCAACCATCAACGATGTTGATGAATTGCCAAGCGAGGAAGAAGAACTGGAATTTGTAAAGGCCTTCCGTGAGCTGATGCGGCTGAAAAACATTCTGACCACGTTTGCCGACTTCAGCTTCGACAATTTAGAAATGGAAGAGCAGGAATTTGAAGATTACAAAAGCAAATACCTCGACATCCACGATAAAGTCAAGAGCAACACGGCCAAAGAAAAAGTCTCCATTCTGGACGATGTGGATTTTGAATTGGAGTTAATACACCGTGATGAAATCAACGTGGCGTACATCTTGCGCTTGCTCGCCAAATTAAAAGGCGGAACAAAGGCGCAAAAAGAACGGTACAAAAAAGAGATTGCCGATTTGCTATCCGGTGAAGTACAGTTGCGTAGCAAAAAAGAATTGATTGAAAAATTCATCAACGAAAACCTTCCCTTCATTGAAGACGACGATGAAATCGGTGATGCCTTCGAGGCCTTTTTGGATGAAGAAAAGGCAAAGGCATTAGTGCAGCTTTGCGAGGAAGAAAAGCTTTCACCGGATAAACTAAATGCGATTATTAGCGACTATCTTTTTACAGAACGTCCGCCCTTGCCAGATGACATTGTCGCCATGCTGGAAGTAAAGCCAAAAATCTTGGAGCGGAAAACTATCGTGGAAAGAGTGACGGGTAAAATTGTAAAGTTTGTTGAAACGTTTATTAACGGCATGGGCGAAGTGAGCGAGGTGAAGGTTTAA
- the alc gene encoding allantoicase, whose amino-acid sequence MTTTDQPAFTKLTDLAAERLGGKAILCSDDFFAEKENLLKQGRGIFIPDKYTDRGKWMDGWESRRKRTPGHDWCIIQLATSGRLHGVDIDTNHFLGNHPPFASIEACNLSSNDDVENAAWKEILPKSPLQPGSQNFYEIVDKNIYTHLRLNIYPDGGVARLKVYGEVFKDWSAVDKNEVVDLAAAVNGAKSILCNDMFFSHMDNLIMPGRGVNMGDGWETKRNRTPNNRDWVIVRLAHKGVIEKILIDTAHFKGNYPDSCLLEGYNLSSNDERNINNGEVEWTTILPQTKLQADHEHYFEKEILSKDAFTHVRLSIFPDGGVSRMRLWGKIKE is encoded by the coding sequence ATGACGACAACCGACCAACCAGCTTTTACCAAACTCACTGACCTAGCCGCAGAACGACTCGGCGGCAAAGCCATTCTTTGCAGCGATGATTTTTTTGCCGAAAAAGAAAACTTGTTGAAACAAGGCCGCGGCATTTTCATTCCCGATAAATACACCGACCGCGGTAAATGGATGGACGGTTGGGAGAGCCGCCGCAAGAGAACACCAGGTCACGATTGGTGCATCATTCAACTGGCAACATCGGGAAGGCTTCACGGCGTTGATATCGATACGAATCATTTCCTTGGCAATCATCCGCCTTTTGCTTCCATTGAGGCCTGCAATCTTTCATCGAACGACGATGTAGAAAATGCAGCGTGGAAAGAGATTCTTCCCAAATCGCCCCTGCAACCGGGTTCGCAAAACTTTTATGAGATCGTTGATAAAAACATTTACACGCATCTTCGACTGAACATTTATCCCGATGGCGGCGTGGCTCGATTAAAAGTCTACGGCGAGGTCTTCAAAGATTGGAGCGCTGTTGATAAAAATGAAGTCGTTGATTTAGCCGCAGCGGTTAATGGCGCAAAATCCATTTTGTGCAACGATATGTTTTTTTCACACATGGATAACTTGATTATGCCGGGCCGCGGTGTGAACATGGGCGACGGATGGGAGACGAAAAGAAACCGCACGCCAAACAATCGTGACTGGGTGATTGTTCGACTTGCGCACAAAGGTGTTATTGAAAAAATTTTGATTGACACAGCGCATTTCAAAGGCAATTATCCCGACAGTTGTTTGCTTGAAGGATATAATCTTTCAAGCAACGATGAACGCAACATCAACAACGGTGAAGTTGAATGGACAACCATTCTTCCGCAAACCAAACTGCAGGCCGATCACGAACATTATTTTGAAAAAGAAATTCTAAGTAAAGATGCTTTTACGCATGTGCGTCTTTCCATTTTTCCGGATGGCGGTGTAAGCAGAATGCGGTTGTGGGGAAAGATAAAAGAGTAG
- the uraD gene encoding 2-oxo-4-hydroxy-4-carboxy-5-ureidoimidazoline decarboxylase, producing MTLTELNNLPSEQRKNELRKCCGAEAWVEKMNAAFPFLDEDILLQSGDEVWNGLTKKDWLEAFTHHPKIGDVNSLKEKFAATAKWASGEQSSVQQASQHIIEELAKGNSEYEAKFGYIFIVCATGKSADEMLQILKTRLPNSKEEEIKIAAAEQARITKLRLEKLLA from the coding sequence ATGACTTTAACCGAGTTAAATAATTTACCAAGCGAACAACGCAAAAACGAACTCCGCAAATGCTGTGGCGCGGAAGCTTGGGTTGAAAAGATGAATGCGGCCTTTCCATTTTTGGATGAAGATATTTTGCTTCAAAGCGGAGATGAAGTTTGGAATGGCTTAACCAAAAAAGATTGGCTCGAAGCGTTTACCCATCATCCAAAAATTGGAGACGTTAATTCGCTCAAAGAAAAGTTTGCGGCCACCGCAAAATGGGCTTCCGGCGAACAATCTTCGGTGCAACAAGCCTCGCAACATATCATTGAAGAATTAGCCAAAGGCAACAGTGAATACGAGGCGAAGTTTGGCTATATCTTTATCGTGTGCGCAACGGGTAAATCAGCCGATGAGATGCTGCAGATTTTAAAAACACGATTGCCCAACAGCAAAGAAGAAGAAATTAAGATTGCTGCGGCCGAGCAAGCCAGGATCACCAAACTTCGACTGGAGAAACTTTTAGCATGA
- a CDS encoding SDR family oxidoreductase has translation MQKGGKAKKIRKAQSQRMPGIEEKMDPKPLSLKPQPSKKLAGKVALITGGDSGIGRAVALLFAEEGADIAIAYLNEDEDAFEVQRIVEEEFGRSCLLIGGDMRKERHCKKIVDRTIKEYGKLDILVNNAATQTEQKSLTDITDEQLYETFETNILSMFRITKFALPYLKKGSCIINTTSVTAYRGSPSLIDYSATKGAILTFTRSLSGNLVDKGIRVNAVAPGPIWTPLIVGSFNKKKVSTFGSDVPMKRAGQPAEVATCYLFLASEDASYITGQVLHPNGGEIVNG, from the coding sequence ATGCAAAAAGGCGGCAAGGCAAAAAAGATTCGCAAGGCGCAATCGCAGCGAATGCCCGGCATTGAAGAAAAGATGGATCCCAAACCGCTTTCCCTAAAACCACAACCTTCAAAGAAACTGGCGGGCAAAGTAGCCCTCATCACCGGCGGCGACAGCGGCATCGGCCGCGCGGTGGCTTTGCTCTTTGCCGAAGAAGGCGCAGACATAGCCATTGCTTACCTGAATGAAGATGAAGATGCCTTTGAAGTACAGCGAATCGTGGAAGAAGAATTCGGACGCTCCTGTCTGCTGATTGGAGGTGACATGCGCAAAGAGCGGCATTGCAAAAAAATTGTGGACAGAACTATAAAGGAGTACGGCAAGCTTGACATCCTGGTGAATAATGCGGCCACGCAAACCGAGCAAAAATCGTTGACCGATATTACGGATGAGCAACTCTATGAAACCTTTGAGACCAACATTCTCTCCATGTTTCGTATCACCAAATTTGCGCTGCCGTATTTGAAAAAAGGTTCCTGCATCATCAACACCACATCGGTAACGGCTTACCGCGGCAGTCCTTCGCTGATTGATTATTCGGCCACCAAAGGAGCCATCTTAACCTTTACCCGAAGCTTGTCGGGGAACCTTGTGGACAAAGGCATTCGCGTGAATGCCGTGGCGCCGGGACCCATTTGGACGCCCTTGATTGTCGGCTCTTTCAACAAAAAGAAAGTATCAACCTTTGGTAGCGATGTGCCCATGAAGCGTGCCGGTCAACCCGCCGAAGTGGCCACTTGTTATTTGTTTCTTGCTTCTGAAGATGCATCGTACATCACCGGGCAAGTGCTGCACCCAAATGGCGGAGAGATTGTGAACGGATAG
- the uraH gene encoding hydroxyisourate hydrolase, with product MSQITTHILDTSKGKPASGVTVVLYSGNDAWAEIARGATNNDGRVTDLLRKDSLLETGIYKLRFETKDYFEKQHIITFYPFVEIVFDVQDNEHYHVPLLLNPFGYSTYRGS from the coding sequence ATGAGCCAAATCACAACACATATTTTAGATACGAGCAAAGGCAAACCCGCGAGTGGCGTTACCGTTGTTTTGTACAGTGGCAACGATGCGTGGGCGGAAATTGCACGCGGCGCAACCAATAACGACGGTCGCGTTACCGATTTGTTGCGCAAAGATTCTTTGCTCGAAACCGGTATTTACAAGCTACGTTTTGAAACCAAAGATTATTTCGAGAAACAACACATTATAACGTTTTATCCCTTCGTTGAGATTGTTTTCGACGTTCAAGACAACGAGCATTATCACGTACCCTTACTTTTAAACCCCTTCGGTTATTCTACTTACCGTGGCTCTTAA
- a CDS encoding DUF6986 family protein: MKFSIQEEAKQTLLNELSVANLKFQKTYPGDKPDRQPVHTVYGGANLFKSDTCIRMGEIALRGLQSYAPNFAVLANLLKLQGYEHLPHTGSEIERLGNKLKKISKEERQSEPGWLAYSVYNKIIQKLKTEPVEDFRIDFEDGFGNRPDDEEDSTAVAAAKELAIGMKNKTVSPFIGIRIKPFTEDLKHRGVRTLDIFLSTLLQETGGVLPENFVVMLPKVTITEQVTTMVRLMEMLEQANNLPPHSLKMETMVEATQIIMDEEGRNPLMRIVRAGEGRLIAAHFGTYDYTASAGITAKYQTMAHPVCDFAHHMTKVALAHTGIFLSDGATNVMPIGPHRGDNLTYEQLTENREAVHNGWRICFNHTMHSLINGLYQGWDLNPAQLPMRYAATYNFFLSSYDDAVFRLKTFVERAAISTLTKDIFDDAATGQGLLNFFLKALNCGAITEEEATATGLTIEEIRSRSFYKILQGRRAKSGTQ, from the coding sequence ATGAAATTCAGCATCCAGGAAGAAGCAAAACAAACGTTGCTTAACGAGTTAAGTGTTGCCAATCTTAAATTTCAAAAAACCTATCCGGGCGACAAACCCGATCGTCAGCCCGTGCACACGGTTTACGGCGGTGCTAACTTATTTAAATCGGATACCTGCATTCGCATGGGCGAGATTGCGCTTCGCGGTTTGCAATCCTATGCGCCCAATTTTGCAGTGCTCGCAAATTTGTTGAAGCTGCAAGGCTATGAACACCTTCCGCACACCGGAAGCGAGATTGAACGATTGGGGAATAAGCTGAAAAAGATTTCAAAAGAAGAACGCCAAAGCGAGCCCGGTTGGCTGGCTTATTCTGTGTACAACAAAATCATTCAAAAACTAAAAACGGAGCCGGTAGAAGATTTTCGCATTGACTTTGAAGACGGCTTTGGCAATCGTCCCGATGATGAAGAAGACTCAACAGCCGTTGCTGCTGCAAAAGAATTGGCGATTGGAATGAAGAACAAAACGGTTTCCCCTTTCATCGGCATTCGCATCAAACCTTTTACTGAAGATTTAAAGCATCGCGGCGTAAGAACGCTGGATATTTTTCTTTCAACGTTATTACAGGAAACAGGCGGCGTGTTACCGGAAAACTTTGTGGTGATGTTGCCGAAAGTCACGATCACAGAGCAGGTAACAACGATGGTCCGGTTGATGGAAATGCTGGAACAGGCAAACAACCTTCCGCCGCATTCGCTGAAGATGGAAACGATGGTGGAAGCCACGCAAATCATCATGGACGAAGAAGGCCGCAATCCGCTCATGCGCATCGTTCGTGCAGGCGAGGGACGTCTTATCGCGGCACACTTCGGAACGTATGATTATACGGCTTCGGCTGGCATCACGGCCAAGTATCAAACGATGGCACATCCCGTTTGCGATTTTGCACATCACATGACGAAAGTTGCGTTGGCACACACCGGCATTTTTTTATCGGACGGCGCTACGAACGTAATGCCGATTGGTCCGCACAGAGGCGATAACCTGACGTACGAACAACTAACTGAAAACCGTGAAGCGGTTCACAACGGTTGGCGCATTTGTTTCAACCACACAATGCATTCGCTCATCAACGGTTTGTACCAAGGCTGGGACTTAAACCCTGCGCAGTTGCCCATGCGTTATGCCGCTACGTACAATTTCTTTTTAAGCAGTTACGACGATGCGGTGTTTCGCTTGAAAACCTTTGTTGAACGGGCCGCTATCTCCACATTAACCAAAGATATTTTCGACGATGCCGCAACCGGCCAGGGCTTGCTCAATTTCTTTTTAAAAGCTTTGAATTGCGGCGCTATCACCGAAGAAGAAGCAACGGCGACGGGTTTAACGATAGAAGAAATTCGCAGCCGTTCGTTCTACAAAATTTTGCAGGGAAGAAGAGCCAAATCCGGGACGCAATAA
- a CDS encoding type I restriction-modification system subunit M, with product MSEDQKKQLEQQLWNIANTLRGKMNADEFRDYILGFIFYKYLSERMNLYADEILKEDGITYKSIEETTGEGRAILAAIKEQALIKLGYFLKPSELFSEIARRGNQAVDEEKGDSKSNFILEDLARILSNIEQSTMGTDSEDDFDHLFEDLDLTSTKLGRTESAKNELIAKVLAHLDKIDFGLQNSELDILGDAYEYLIGKFASGAGKKAGEFYTPQEVSTVLAKLVTTGKSKLRSVYDATCGSGSLLLRVAREVKEVSNFYGQELNRTTYNLARMNMILHGVHYRQFDIKQEDTLERPAHMDKKFEAIVANPPFSAHWSASPLHLSDDRFSQYGRLAPRTTADFAFIQHMVHHLADNGIMAVVAPHGVLFRGGAEAHIRQYLVKDKNYLDAVIGLPPNIFYGTGIPTAILVFKKCKEDPDHIVFIDASKGFEKVGNQNYLRRPHIDKIISTYRERKTEPKYSYVATLAEVAANDYNLNIPRYVDTFEREKAIDINTVSANLKALNIERQKIDKVIAGYCAELGIATPF from the coding sequence ATGTCCGAAGACCAAAAGAAACAACTGGAGCAACAGCTCTGGAACATTGCCAACACGCTGCGAGGAAAGATGAACGCCGATGAATTCAGGGATTACATTCTCGGTTTCATTTTTTACAAATACCTCTCCGAGCGAATGAACCTGTATGCCGATGAAATTCTAAAAGAAGACGGCATTACCTACAAAAGCATTGAGGAAACAACGGGCGAAGGCAGAGCCATTTTAGCGGCAATCAAAGAGCAAGCACTCATCAAGCTCGGTTATTTTCTAAAGCCTTCCGAACTGTTTTCTGAAATTGCCCGTCGTGGCAATCAAGCAGTAGACGAAGAAAAAGGCGACAGCAAAAGCAACTTCATTTTAGAAGACCTTGCCCGCATTCTCTCCAACATTGAGCAAAGCACGATGGGGACCGACAGCGAAGACGATTTCGACCACCTCTTCGAAGACCTTGACCTTACCTCCACCAAGCTTGGACGCACAGAAAGCGCCAAGAACGAGCTCATTGCCAAAGTGCTGGCGCACCTGGACAAAATTGACTTTGGCCTGCAAAACTCTGAGCTGGATATTTTGGGCGATGCCTACGAATACCTCATTGGAAAGTTTGCCTCCGGTGCAGGCAAAAAGGCCGGTGAGTTTTACACGCCGCAAGAAGTTTCTACCGTGCTGGCCAAACTCGTTACGACCGGTAAAAGCAAGCTACGCTCCGTGTACGATGCCACCTGTGGTTCGGGCTCTTTACTCTTGCGAGTGGCAAGAGAGGTAAAAGAAGTGAGTAATTTTTACGGGCAAGAGCTAAACCGCACCACCTACAACCTGGCCCGCATGAACATGATCCTGCACGGTGTGCATTACCGGCAGTTCGACATTAAGCAGGAAGATACCTTGGAGCGGCCTGCACACATGGATAAAAAGTTTGAAGCCATCGTTGCCAACCCGCCGTTCTCGGCACATTGGAGCGCAAGCCCCTTGCACCTGAGCGACGACCGCTTTAGCCAGTACGGACGCCTGGCGCCTCGCACCACCGCCGATTTTGCCTTTATCCAACACATGGTGCATCACCTGGCCGACAACGGCATTATGGCCGTGGTAGCGCCGCACGGCGTGCTGTTTCGGGGCGGCGCCGAAGCGCACATACGGCAGTACTTAGTGAAGGACAAAAACTACCTCGATGCGGTGATTGGTCTGCCGCCAAATATCTTTTACGGCACAGGCATACCCACGGCCATTTTGGTGTTTAAAAAATGCAAGGAAGACCCCGACCACATTGTGTTTATTGATGCCAGCAAGGGCTTTGAAAAAGTAGGCAATCAGAATTATCTGCGGCGGCCGCACATCGACAAAATTATCAGCACCTACCGGGAGCGAAAGACGGAACCAAAGTACAGCTACGTGGCCACTCTGGCCGAAGTGGCGGCCAACGATTACAACCTGAACATCCCCCGGTATGTGGATACGTTTGAACGGGAAAAAGCAATTGACATCAACACCGTTTCTGCAAACCTGAAAGCCTTGAACATAGAAAGACAGAAAATAGACAAAGTGATTGCAGGTTACTGCGCAGAGTTAGGCATTGCTACACCATTTTAA